In Asanoa sp. WMMD1127, one genomic interval encodes:
- a CDS encoding replication-associated recombination protein A: MEPDALFSVADGGGVRTAPQHAAGTDGFAAPGEDAPLPVRMRPRTIDELVGQDHLLAPGAPLRQLVTSATPLSVILWGPPGTGKTTIAHLVAQASDRRFVAMSALNAGVKDVRAVIETARRQRRAGGPPTVLFIDEVHRFSKTQQDSLLAAVEDRTVTLLAATTENPYFSVISPLLSRCVLLTLQPLDEAAVRGLVRRAVTDERGLGGQVTLSSEAEDHLVRLASGDVRKALTALEAAAGSALARGASEIDLETAEQAVDVAAVRYDRDGDEHYDVISAFIKSMRGSDVDASLHYLARMLVAGEDARFIARRIVIFASEDIGMADPTALSVATATAHAVEYVGLPEVQLNLAQAVIHMATAPKSNSATTAISAALTDVRAGKGGGVPRHLRDAHYQGAKGLGHGKGYRYPHDDPRGVVTQQYPPDGLVGVDYYQPGDHGDERAIGMRLPTIRRIVRGERSRRSEAAAANSASGSPAAAGGGADGADSVGRAKARSGHTGVADERPVGDAVATGRDGAVRDGVVRDEEGEVG; this comes from the coding sequence ATGGAGCCCGACGCCCTTTTCTCGGTCGCCGACGGTGGCGGGGTGCGCACCGCACCCCAGCACGCCGCCGGCACCGACGGCTTCGCGGCGCCGGGTGAGGACGCGCCGCTGCCGGTGCGGATGCGGCCCCGGACGATCGACGAGCTGGTCGGCCAGGACCACCTGCTGGCGCCCGGCGCGCCGCTGCGCCAGCTGGTGACCAGCGCGACGCCGCTTTCGGTGATCCTGTGGGGGCCGCCGGGCACCGGGAAGACCACGATCGCGCACCTTGTCGCCCAGGCGAGTGACCGCCGGTTCGTGGCGATGTCGGCCCTCAACGCCGGCGTCAAGGACGTCCGCGCCGTGATCGAGACCGCCCGGCGGCAGCGGCGGGCCGGTGGGCCGCCGACGGTGCTGTTCATCGACGAGGTGCACCGCTTCTCCAAGACCCAACAGGATTCGCTGCTCGCGGCCGTCGAGGACCGCACTGTGACGCTGCTGGCGGCGACCACCGAAAACCCGTACTTCTCGGTGATTTCGCCGCTTCTGTCCCGCTGTGTGCTGTTGACCCTGCAGCCGCTCGACGAGGCGGCCGTGCGTGGCCTGGTCCGGCGCGCGGTCACCGACGAGCGCGGGCTCGGCGGGCAGGTCACGCTCAGTTCAGAGGCAGAGGACCATCTGGTACGCCTCGCGTCAGGTGACGTCCGCAAGGCGCTGACCGCGCTCGAGGCGGCCGCGGGGTCGGCGCTGGCCCGCGGCGCGAGCGAGATCGACCTCGAGACCGCCGAGCAGGCCGTCGACGTCGCGGCGGTGCGCTACGACCGGGACGGCGACGAGCACTACGACGTGATCAGCGCCTTCATCAAGAGCATGCGGGGCTCCGATGTGGACGCGTCGTTGCACTACCTGGCCCGGATGCTGGTCGCCGGCGAGGACGCGCGGTTCATCGCCCGGCGCATTGTGATCTTCGCCAGCGAGGACATCGGCATGGCCGACCCGACGGCGCTCTCGGTGGCGACCGCGACGGCGCACGCCGTGGAATACGTGGGGCTGCCCGAGGTGCAGCTCAACCTCGCCCAGGCCGTGATCCACATGGCCACCGCCCCGAAGTCCAACAGCGCGACGACCGCGATCTCGGCGGCCCTGACGGACGTACGCGCCGGCAAGGGCGGTGGTGTGCCCCGGCACCTGCGGGACGCGCACTACCAGGGTGCCAAGGGGCTCGGGCACGGCAAGGGCTACCGATATCCGCACGACGACCCGCGTGGGGTGGTCACCCAGCAGTACCCGCCGGACGGGCTGGTCGGGGTCGACTACTACCAGCCGGGCGATCACGGCGACGAGCGCGCCATCGGGATGCGGCTGCCGACCATCCGGCGGATCGTCCGCGGCGAACGGAGCAGGCGGAGCGAGGCTGCCGCCGCCAATTCTGCTTCTGGCTCGCCGGCGGCCGCCGGCGGCGGTGCGGATGGTGCGGATTCGGTTGGGCGGGCGAAGGCGCGTTCTGGCCACACAGGGGTCGCGGACGAGCGGCCGGTGGGTGACGCTGTTGCGACCGGACGCGATGGGGCTGTCCGCGATGGGGTTGTCCGCGACGAGGAAGGCGAGGTTGGGTGA
- the ruvX gene encoding Holliday junction resolvase RuvX, protein MSAFHRGVRLGVDVGNVRVGVAMCDPDGILATPLVTLRRDTDAGEDAIPADIAELARLVEEHAIIEVVVGLPVTLGGKDGPAATGARAYAHRLATVIDPVPVRLADERLSTVVATRRLAERGVRGRRQRAVVDQAAAVEILQGWLDAQRRRT, encoded by the coding sequence CTGAGCGCTTTTCACCGGGGTGTACGTCTCGGTGTGGATGTAGGTAACGTGCGTGTCGGGGTCGCGATGTGCGACCCCGACGGCATTCTCGCCACGCCGTTGGTCACTTTGCGTCGTGACACGGATGCCGGGGAAGACGCTATACCTGCAGATATCGCCGAACTTGCGCGACTTGTCGAGGAGCACGCGATCATCGAAGTGGTGGTCGGTCTGCCAGTGACGCTGGGTGGCAAGGACGGACCTGCGGCGACCGGAGCGAGGGCCTATGCTCACCGGTTGGCGACGGTCATCGATCCGGTGCCCGTGCGGCTGGCAGACGAGCGGCTATCGACGGTCGTCGCAACCCGTAGGCTGGCCGAGCGCGGCGTCCGGGGACGGCGCCAACGCGCGGTGGTCGACCAGGCGGCCGCGGTGGAGATACTGCAGGGCTGGCTGGACGCGCAGCGGAGGCGAACGTGA
- the alaS gene encoding alanine--tRNA ligase translates to MKTAEIKRRFLAHFEANGHAVVPSAPLPAIDDPNLLFINAGMVQFVPYFLGQRTPPWERATSVQKCIRTPDIDEVGKTSRHGTFFQMNGNFSFGDYFKAGAIPLAFDLVTKPVNEGGFGLDPERIWATVYLDDDEAIEIWKRTGIPAERLVRRGKKDNYWSMGIPGPAGPCSELYYDRGPAYGPDGGPEVDEDRFLEFWNLVFMQYEITNVKSKEVFDTVGELPAKNIDTGMGLERMASLLQGVDNLYEIDEVKPILDRAAELTGKRYGAGHSQVAAESHPDDVRLRVIADHVRTSLMLIGDGVTPSNEGRGYVLRRIMRRAIRAMRLLGWQERSLPELLPVARDCMAPSYPELADDFGRIADYAYAEEEAFLSTLRAGTTILDTAVTETKQAGGTTLSGDKAFQLHDTYGFPIDLTLEIAAEQGLQVDAEGFRRLMAEQRSRAKADAQARKTGHVDLSAYRAVLDAGGPVEFTGYAEVSRESRVRAVLDGGGTALEVAGEGDTIELVLDATPFYAEGGGQQPDMGLITVGSGQVEVFDVQSPVPGLVIHRAKVVRGELRVGEAGFAEIDITRRKAISRSHTATHLVHQTMRNFLGESATQAGSLNAPGRLRFDFNTPAAVPPSVLNDVEQQINEVLLGDLEVHAFITSQAEARRLGAMALFGEKYGDEVRVVEVGDYARELCGGTHVARSGQLGLVKILSEASIGSGVRRVEALVGIDAFQHLAREHLLVARLAELYRVPGEQVAERVAQTISQLRDAEKELEKLRGQLVLGGAAALAAGAVDIRGVAFVGTEAPEGAAGNDVRTLAQEIRGKIDAARPAVVAVAGRSGGKASLVVATNAAAKGRGLSAADLVKGALSGRGGGNADLAQGGGVPAAEAANLLAAVEKAIDGA, encoded by the coding sequence ATGAAGACGGCGGAGATCAAGCGGCGGTTTCTCGCGCACTTCGAGGCCAACGGCCATGCCGTGGTCCCGAGCGCCCCGCTGCCCGCCATCGACGACCCGAACCTGCTGTTCATCAACGCCGGCATGGTGCAGTTCGTGCCCTACTTCCTGGGCCAGCGCACCCCGCCGTGGGAGCGGGCGACCAGCGTGCAGAAGTGCATCCGCACGCCCGACATCGACGAGGTCGGCAAGACCAGCCGGCACGGCACGTTCTTCCAGATGAACGGCAACTTCTCGTTCGGCGACTACTTCAAGGCCGGCGCGATCCCGCTGGCCTTCGACCTGGTCACCAAGCCGGTCAACGAGGGTGGGTTCGGGCTCGACCCGGAGCGCATCTGGGCGACGGTCTACCTCGACGACGACGAAGCGATCGAGATCTGGAAGCGGACCGGCATCCCGGCCGAGCGCCTGGTTCGCCGGGGCAAGAAGGACAACTACTGGTCGATGGGCATTCCGGGCCCGGCCGGCCCGTGCTCGGAGCTCTACTACGACCGCGGCCCGGCGTACGGCCCCGACGGCGGCCCCGAGGTCGACGAGGACCGGTTCCTGGAGTTCTGGAACCTCGTCTTCATGCAGTACGAGATCACCAACGTGAAGAGCAAAGAGGTCTTCGACACCGTCGGTGAGCTGCCCGCCAAGAACATCGACACCGGCATGGGCCTCGAGCGGATGGCCTCGTTGCTGCAGGGCGTCGACAACCTCTACGAGATCGACGAGGTCAAGCCGATCCTCGACCGCGCGGCCGAGCTGACCGGCAAGCGCTACGGCGCCGGCCACAGCCAGGTCGCCGCCGAGTCGCACCCCGACGACGTGCGCCTGCGGGTCATCGCCGACCACGTGCGCACCTCGCTGATGCTCATCGGCGACGGCGTGACCCCCTCCAACGAGGGCCGGGGCTACGTGCTGCGGCGGATCATGCGTCGCGCGATCCGGGCGATGCGGCTGCTCGGCTGGCAGGAGCGCTCGCTGCCCGAGCTGCTGCCGGTCGCCCGGGACTGCATGGCGCCGTCCTACCCCGAGTTGGCCGACGACTTCGGCCGGATCGCCGACTACGCGTACGCCGAGGAGGAGGCCTTCCTCTCCACCCTGCGCGCGGGCACGACGATCCTCGACACCGCGGTCACCGAGACCAAGCAGGCGGGCGGCACGACGCTCTCCGGCGACAAGGCGTTCCAGCTGCACGACACGTACGGCTTCCCGATCGACCTGACCCTGGAGATCGCGGCCGAGCAGGGGCTGCAGGTCGACGCCGAGGGCTTCCGCCGGCTGATGGCCGAGCAGCGCTCGCGGGCCAAGGCCGACGCCCAGGCCCGCAAGACCGGCCACGTCGACCTGTCGGCCTACCGGGCGGTGCTCGACGCGGGCGGGCCGGTCGAGTTCACCGGCTACGCCGAGGTGAGCCGCGAGTCGCGGGTCCGCGCGGTGCTCGACGGCGGCGGCACGGCGCTCGAGGTGGCCGGCGAGGGCGACACCATCGAGCTGGTCCTCGACGCGACGCCGTTCTACGCCGAGGGCGGTGGCCAGCAGCCCGACATGGGCCTGATCACCGTGGGCAGCGGGCAGGTCGAGGTCTTCGACGTGCAGTCGCCCGTGCCCGGCCTGGTCATCCACCGCGCCAAGGTCGTCCGCGGCGAGCTGCGGGTCGGTGAGGCCGGCTTCGCCGAGATCGACATCACGCGGCGCAAGGCGATCTCCCGCTCCCACACCGCGACGCACCTGGTGCACCAGACGATGCGCAACTTCCTCGGCGAGTCGGCGACCCAGGCGGGTTCGCTCAACGCGCCGGGCCGGCTGCGGTTCGACTTCAACACCCCGGCGGCCGTTCCGCCGAGCGTGCTCAACGACGTCGAGCAGCAGATCAACGAGGTGCTGCTGGGCGACCTCGAGGTGCACGCGTTCATCACGTCGCAGGCGGAGGCCCGGCGGCTCGGCGCGATGGCGCTGTTCGGCGAGAAGTACGGCGACGAGGTGCGGGTCGTCGAGGTCGGCGACTACGCCCGCGAGCTGTGCGGTGGCACCCACGTGGCCCGCTCCGGCCAGCTCGGCCTCGTGAAGATCCTTTCCGAGGCGTCGATCGGTTCCGGTGTACGCCGCGTCGAGGCGCTGGTCGGCATCGACGCGTTCCAGCACCTCGCCCGCGAGCACCTGCTCGTGGCCCGGCTCGCCGAGCTCTACCGGGTGCCGGGGGAGCAGGTCGCCGAGCGCGTCGCGCAGACGATCAGCCAGCTCCGCGACGCGGAGAAGGAGCTCGAGAAGCTCCGCGGCCAGCTGGTCCTGGGCGGGGCCGCGGCGCTGGCGGCCGGCGCCGTCGACATCCGCGGCGTCGCGTTCGTCGGCACCGAGGCGCCCGAGGGCGCGGCGGGCAACGACGTGCGTACCCTCGCGCAGGAAATCCGCGGCAAGATCGACGCCGCGCGGCCCGCCGTGGTCGCGGTGGCCGGCCGATCGGGCGGCAAGGCTTCGCTCGTGGTGGCGACCAACGCGGCCGCCAAGGGACGCGGGCTGTCGGCGGCCGATCTGGTCAAGGGCGCGCTCTCGGGTCGCGGCGGCGGCAACGCCGACCTCGCCCAGGGTGGCGGCGTACCGGCGGCCGAGGCGGCCAACCTTCTGGCCGCTGTGGAAAAGGCTATTGACGGAGCGTGA
- a CDS encoding shikimate dehydrogenase: protein MTRAAVLGKPIAHSLSPVIHNAGYAALGLTDWSYTAIECDEAGLPGFVAGLGPEWAGLSLTMPLKEVALKVATEVAPLAATVGAANTLVRRDAGWYATNTDVEGMVTLLTEAGVTGGARFTVLGAGGTARAAVAAAAHLAAESVTVVARRQLAIEELAAAAADLNVPLRPALWPEAQPALAADVVISTVPKGVADPIAINATWHPSTIVFDAIYDPWPTPLADSAASAGCHILSGLDLLLAQALGQFRLFTGAEPPTAAMREALFRARS, encoded by the coding sequence TTGACCCGTGCGGCCGTCCTGGGCAAGCCGATCGCCCACTCGCTCTCCCCGGTGATCCACAACGCCGGCTACGCGGCGCTCGGCCTGACGGACTGGTCCTACACGGCGATCGAATGCGACGAGGCCGGCCTGCCCGGCTTCGTCGCCGGCCTGGGCCCGGAGTGGGCCGGCCTGTCGCTGACGATGCCGCTGAAGGAAGTCGCGCTGAAGGTCGCGACGGAGGTCGCGCCGCTGGCGGCCACGGTCGGCGCGGCCAACACCCTGGTCCGCCGTGATGCCGGTTGGTACGCCACCAACACCGACGTCGAAGGCATGGTCACCCTGCTGACCGAGGCGGGCGTGACGGGCGGCGCCCGCTTCACCGTCCTCGGCGCCGGCGGCACGGCCCGCGCGGCCGTGGCCGCCGCCGCCCACCTGGCCGCCGAGTCGGTCACGGTGGTCGCCCGCCGCCAGCTGGCGATCGAGGAACTGGCGGCCGCCGCCGCGGACCTCAACGTGCCGCTCCGCCCGGCCCTGTGGCCGGAGGCCCAACCGGCCCTGGCAGCGGACGTGGTCATCTCCACGGTTCCCAAAGGCGTAGCCGACCCGATCGCCATCAACGCCACCTGGCACCCGTCGACGATCGTCTTCGACGCCATCTACGACCCGTGGCCAACCCCCCTGGCCGACTCGGCCGCGAGCGCCGGCTGCCACATCCTCTCGGGCCTGGACCTCCTCCTGGCCCAAGCCCTGGGCCAGTTCCGCCTCTTCACGGGCGCCGAGCCACCCACCGCCGCGATGCGCGAAGCCTTGTTCCGCGCCCGCTCCTGA
- a CDS encoding DUF948 domain-containing protein: protein MDGGEVAWLVVAGAFLMLVLVLAVPILRLRKTIDAATNAINDLNDRTGPILANANTTIEGVNVALSQVHTSLDGVNVQLAKIDTMTGHAQNVTANVANLATVVSAAAANPLVKVAAFGYGVRRATSARRHAEEEREVRTTLKQQRRAAKRATQR from the coding sequence GTGGACGGTGGAGAAGTCGCGTGGCTCGTCGTGGCCGGCGCGTTCCTGATGCTGGTGCTGGTGCTCGCGGTGCCGATCCTGCGGCTCCGTAAGACGATCGACGCGGCCACCAACGCGATCAACGATCTCAACGACCGCACCGGCCCGATCCTGGCCAACGCGAACACGACAATCGAGGGTGTCAACGTGGCGCTGAGCCAGGTGCACACCTCGCTCGACGGCGTCAACGTGCAGCTCGCCAAGATCGACACGATGACCGGGCACGCCCAGAACGTGACGGCCAACGTCGCCAACCTCGCCACGGTGGTCTCGGCCGCCGCGGCCAACCCGCTGGTCAAGGTCGCCGCCTTCGGTTACGGCGTGCGCCGGGCCACCTCCGCCCGCCGCCACGCGGAGGAGGAGCGCGAGGTCCGCACCACCCTCAAGCAGCAGCGCCGCGCCGCCAAGCGGGCCACCCAGCGCTGA
- the mltG gene encoding endolytic transglycosylase MltG, translating to MTIDDLDLAFEDRADKGRHRRGYRKAAATGKKKRKGGGGKTAIAFFMALILLGGLGAGAWYGFDRIQGYFTTPDYDGAGTGEKVNVEVKQLETATDIANTLFRADVVKSAKAFVDAADADSRSKNIQPGVYGLQKQMSGKAALAVLVDPKNKIVNGVTVPEGLTMLGTFKKLSEQTKIPVKDFQNAAKNVDSFKIPDYWFTRKDGKKVTKSLEGFLFPDTYEMPPKPNAKQVLDIMVNRFLTVVGEMKFTDNVEKNRGGIAPYEALIVASLAQAEAGNKDDLGKIARVAYNRVYVKDMLLQFDVTLNYGLEVAGKKTKASKDMDQSDYADETNKYNTHLYKGLTPTPIDNPGKQALEGAMNPPAGNWLFFVAIDKEGHSAFAETDAEHEANKVKAREAGIIN from the coding sequence GTGACGATCGACGACCTTGACCTCGCGTTCGAGGACCGGGCCGACAAGGGCCGACATCGACGCGGGTACCGCAAGGCGGCGGCGACCGGCAAGAAGAAGCGCAAAGGCGGCGGCGGGAAGACCGCCATAGCGTTCTTCATGGCATTGATCCTGCTGGGCGGCCTCGGCGCCGGCGCCTGGTACGGGTTCGACCGGATCCAGGGTTACTTCACCACCCCCGACTACGACGGCGCCGGCACCGGCGAAAAGGTCAACGTCGAGGTCAAGCAGCTGGAGACCGCGACCGACATCGCCAACACCCTCTTCCGGGCCGATGTCGTGAAGAGCGCGAAGGCATTCGTCGACGCCGCCGACGCGGACAGCCGCAGCAAGAACATCCAGCCCGGTGTCTACGGGCTCCAGAAGCAGATGAGTGGCAAGGCCGCGCTGGCCGTCCTGGTCGACCCGAAGAACAAGATCGTAAACGGCGTCACCGTGCCCGAGGGCCTGACGATGCTGGGCACGTTCAAGAAGCTCTCGGAACAGACCAAGATCCCGGTCAAGGACTTCCAGAACGCCGCCAAGAACGTCGACTCGTTCAAGATCCCGGACTACTGGTTCACGCGCAAGGACGGCAAGAAGGTCACCAAGTCACTCGAGGGCTTCCTCTTCCCGGACACCTACGAGATGCCGCCGAAGCCCAACGCCAAACAGGTCCTCGACATCATGGTCAATCGTTTCCTGACCGTGGTCGGCGAGATGAAGTTCACCGACAACGTGGAGAAGAACCGCGGCGGGATCGCGCCGTACGAGGCGTTGATCGTGGCGTCGCTGGCCCAGGCGGAGGCCGGCAACAAGGACGACCTGGGCAAGATCGCACGGGTCGCGTACAACCGGGTCTATGTCAAGGACATGCTGCTGCAGTTCGACGTGACCCTGAACTACGGGCTCGAGGTCGCCGGCAAGAAGACCAAGGCGTCCAAGGACATGGACCAGTCGGACTACGCCGACGAGACGAACAAGTACAACACCCACCTCTACAAGGGCCTGACCCCGACGCCGATCGACAACCCGGGCAAGCAGGCGCTGGAGGGCGCGATGAACCCGCCGGCCGGCAACTGGCTGTTCTTCGTCGCGATCGACAAGGAGGGCCACTCGGCCTTCGCGGAGACCGACGCGGAGCACGAGGCCAACAAGGTCAAGGCACGCGAGGCCGGGATCATCAATTGA